DNA sequence from the Malus domestica chromosome 11, GDT2T_hap1 genome:
TAGAAAATACGTGGCATAGATTTATTAAGATGTGGCATAGATTTATTATGTGCCTTTTCATCTGCCTTTTCATCTGCCTTTTCATCGTCTCAATGCAAATAGATCTAAGCCACATATTAAAGGAAACTAGAGGGAAGGAGATCCCACCAGTAACAATGCCATTAAAGGCATACACATGGAAGGTGGTGGTGTTTCCACCAAAGCTGGAGCTGTACGCACCTTTCGAGAGTGCGCAACAAGTTGCGTTAAGAAAAATGGCCTGTAGAGCCCAAATTGAGTGAGACAGAGGAATGACGGAGCAAGGTTTGATGGATAGGATGGTGAAGGAAGAGAACTAAGGATGTGAATGGAAAACTGAGATTGGAAGAATAGGGGATCAGAGCTAGGATTGTAGGTAAATTGGGCCGAAACAATGGGGACAAAACACAGGCCAACGAGCatgcagaaaataaaagaagaaaaagagaaacagGAGACGGCCACCGACCCTGGACACAGACAGGGCCGGCGACGGAAGAGGGAGGAAGCAGTTAAAAACAAACTCTCACAAGGGGAGAAAGAACTCTCACGAAGGGAGAGAATGAACTCTGCTTTTGAACTCCTCCCTTTTGTTTCTGACCCGTCACCCAACGATATCTATTTAGGAGATCAAAAATTTGGTGGCAAGTCGCGTGAAAATAAAAAGATAGAGTATTAGTAATTTAATATTGAACTTGTCAttcatttataatattttaataatttaatatcgAATTTGTAGTTCATTTATAATATTTCACTTGCATGTGAAGAAAAGGTACCGCTCGAAGCCCGCCCCATTTCTATGAGCGTAGTCCACCTTGTTTTGCTTGCCAAAGTCCGGCTCGTTCTGCATGAGATGAGCCTATCTTGTTTTGCGTGCGTCGAGCCCACCTAACACTTATGTCTTTTGACAAAAATGCGAAATTTTTTATTTCGCAAAATATTTTTCCTAAGCATTAAGTtaaaattttaaggaatttgaaAGCAATTTTACAGCttattgagcaacaaatgtatatttagtagaatatttaagtcAAGAATTGAAAACCATAATAGTGAGTTCCAGAACATTGTCAAATGGGGTTAGACACTCAACAATCTCAATAGAAAGCCtcatcttaattttcaaaacttcatagTGAGGCAAATGTGAAAATAAATGAATTGAATGGtgatttatgtacgaatttgcaAAACCGACTGAAAATCGTGAGTGTTAATCCAcgttttttttgaaaaaaaaatgcaaattttttattttgtccaaaTATTTTCCGTGAGCATTAAAGAAATCTTTATAATGTATTTGGAAGCGAATTTACGATTTATCCAGCAACACATGTATATTTAGTAgtatatttaagccgaaaagtaaaaaaaaataagtgaacaACATAGATATATTAAAATCACCTGTATGTGAGACTTAAACaataaataacaaaattttgttttgttaaatagTTTTTCACTCtcatttggttgacaaagaggattctataaatatatagtttagatTTTGAGAAAAGACAAcaattaacaaaaagaaaaatcaagttcaaatatcgttaaatttaggttttaaatggTTGATTACAAGTGTTTAAATACGAATTATAATAGATTTGGCACGGAAGAATATATTTTAAAGGGCATGAATATGATAATTTGTTGTAGtgttaagagaaataaaagaaaaatgtgcaAAAATGATTGAAATTCTTGGGGTGGCAGATGGCAACCAGAAAGTCACTCGTGACGTTCTGCCACCCCAGtaatttcaatcatttttgttaattttcttttatttcttttaccaTTACAACAAACTACCACATTCAAgttcttcaaaatatatttttctgtgCGTGGAGCCCGACTAGTTTTTTAAGCACCCGAGAGTTCGTCTCGTTCTACGTGCGTGGAGCCCGCCTCATTCTTTGTGTCTAGGTTTGCCTCGTTCTACATGTGAGGTGTCTACATCGTTTTAAGTGCAAGAACCCCACCCCTTTTTGCATCCACAGAGCCCGCATCTTTTTGGTGTGCACGAAGCCAGCCTCGTTTTTCGCGCGTAGGGCTGGCCTAGATTTCTGCAACGTATCCCGCCTCATTTCTAGTGCGCGAAGCTCGCCTTGTTTTGCATGCTAGGAAGCCCGCCCCATTTTTTGTGAGCGCAGCCCGCTCTATTTTGCATGCAATAGTCAACTTCATTTTGTGTGAGTTGAGTCCGTCTCGTTTTACGTGCGTCAAACCTGTTTAAcacccatgttttttttttacaaaatgcgaattattttattttcgcaaaatattttttcttgagcaattttttgtaaaaaatgcaaatttttataATGTATTTGGAAGTGGATTTATGATTTATCAAGCAACAAGTGTATacttagtagaatatttaagccaaaaagtaaaaaaaaaataagtgaacaACATATAGAtgttaaaatgtatattttaaaattttttttttataaaattaaagatGTTAAAATCACCTGTATATGAGGCTTAActaaaaaaatagcaaaattttgttttgttaaatagTCGTTTACTcttttttggttgacaaagagagttatattaatatgtagtttagattttgataaaagaaaaaattaacaaaaataaaaattaggttCAAATATCgttaaatttaggttttaaattgCTGATTACAAgtgtttaaatacaaattataataGATTTTGCACGGAAAAGTATAGTTTAAAGTGCATGAATATGATAGTTTGTTGTAgtggtaagagaaataaaagaaaaatgtacaaaaacGATTGAAATTCTTAGGGGAGGCAGAAAGTCACGCGTCATCATGTAGCATTCTGGCACCCCCAAGAATTTCACGAGTGACTTTCTGGCACCCCCAAGaatttcaatcatttttgttaagggatgtgatatccacacacacctcattttacttctcacacacccttttaattttcggccgtcgaatcagatgaattgaagaagatcaacggacataaattatcaaggggtgtgtgagaagtaaaatgggatgtgtggatagcacaccccttttgttcatttttctttcacttCTCTTACTAGTACGACAAACTATCACATTCATgttcttcaaaatatatttttccgtGCGTGGAGCCAAACTCGTTTTCTGATCACCAGGGGGTTTGTCTCGTTCTGTGTACACTGAGCCGCCTCGTCTTGTGTGCCTGGGTTCACCTCATTCTGTATGTGAGGTGTCTGCATATTTTTGTGTGCCAGAAGCCTTCCCCTTTTTGTGTCCACAGAGCCTAAGTCGTTTTGGCGTGCACGAAACCAGCCTCATTTTCCACACGAAATGCTGGCATGTGTGCGACATATCCCGACTCGTTTCTCGTGCGTGAAGCTCGCCTCGTTTTGTGTTCCAGGAAGCCAACCCCATTTTCTGTGAGTGCAGTTGCCTTGTTTTGCATGCATTGAACCCGCCTATCATCCatgtttttttgacaaaaatgcaaattttttattttcataaaatattTTTCCTGAGCATTAAATTAAACTTTTTAAGGAATTTGGAAGCAGTTTTACAGCttattgagcaacaaataaCATTGTCAAATGGGCTTAGACACTCAAGAATCTCAATAGAAAGCCttaccttaattttcaaaacttcacagtGAGGCgaatgtgaaaataaataaaatgaaggGTGATTTATGTATGAATTTGCAAAACCGATTGAAAATCGTGAGTGTTAATACacgtaaaaaaaatatttgtccaAATATTTTCCGTGAGTATTAAGGAAATCTTTATAATGTATTTGGAAATGGATTTAAGATTTATTAAGCAATTGCCTCAACTATGGATCAAACCACAATCTCATACTTCATgtttaaaaattacaatgttAAAcgtcatcttacgaatttgttgcaGTGTTAgatttttgtcaatttatttgTCAATTTCTCTGTTAAATGCTTAGGTGGCTTAAGGTAGGGCCTACTCTCTTGCCCAACtggataaaatattaattaaatataaaaaattaaaaatattgttaaaatattttatttaaaaaatattaattaaatattaaaaaattaaaaaaaaacaagtcaatattttatttaaaaatttatgGTACCCATCCccacatttctctctctctctctctctctctctctcaattcttTGGTATCAATTCCGATGGTGTTCAGTGGAGGGAACCCAGGGAAAGAGTGAGCCAAATGAGAGATGGAAATTGTGGGGTGGGTCCCACAAtagttttaaaaatatattaaataatttttttatctgtTGGGTTAGGAAGTGGACTATGCCTTAAGCCACGTcagaatttaacaaaaaaattgaaaaacaaacttACGGAGATCTGACATTGTAACAAATTTATAAGATAAGATATGAAATTGTAATTTTTCAGATATTTGGTATGATATTGTAGTTCGAGTCATaattaaagtgtttttgtgtaattttcaaaagaaactATCAACGTCAAGTTGACGTATACCACTGATAAATGGACCGAACGTGTGCGGTAGTCGGTTGAATTGAATGAAAGGTGGAATCCTCTTCTACTTTAATTGGGTTTTGACTTTACCtccaaaaataacaaaatttgagttttgactCTTCGCGTTGGCATTTAGTCCACCGCAAATCCAGACTAACAGAAAAGCAAACCACGCCACCGAAGACCGCCGCCGAATGACATCTAAATCCATGGACCTCATGTCTCATTCCTCCGCCTTCCTCCTCCCTACGCTCCCGCCCAACCAGACGCCGTCTCCGACCTACGCGCTCGTCGTGCTCAACCAGAGCCTCCCGAGATTCGCTCCCCTGCTCTGGAACCACGGTACTTATCCTGCAACTCTCTTCCTTTTCAATTGTCGAATTTTACAGTTTTCGATTTGTTTCTCTGAGCTTTTTGTGGTGCGTGTTTGTTTAGAGCAGCACAACTACGTCTGTGTGCGGACGGCGGTGCCAATCGCGTTTACGACGACATGCCTCTTCTGCTACCCCACGATAACGCCGTAGATGTTCGGAAAAGGTTAATCTTTTACTTTTCTGGATTTTGAAAGTTAGTTTTTAGTGGAATTTTACTGTGAAGTGTAAAGTATGGCTTTTGATTGATTCGATTCTTTCACTGTGTTAGTTTAATTGTTAAAGTTGATTGCTTTATGACGTTGTTCAAATCCGTTGCTGTTGCTTTTTCCAGACCTCTTTTTGTTGTTTGAAGCAATTTCAGCCTTTTGCTTAATTTTTCTCGAAAttagccatttttttttatgttttgaaccATTAGTGGGGCCTTGTTTGGAAGGCATAAACTGGAGTGTAATTTTCCGTTAGCAACGGAAGACTTGGTGCAAAACCGACCACAGTCGCCTTCAACGATtcataaggctttgttgttgtttgtttgtttatgagGACGAATTTCCACTTTTTGATGCTAAGTGCTGATATTTGTGCCAGGTACAAGCCAGATGTTATTAAAGGCGACATGGATTCAATCCGAAAGGATGTCTTGGAATTTTATGCTAGTATGGTAAGTGAGCTCATTTGAACACGGATCTTAGTATGTTTAGCCGTCATTACTTGTCATATCTAGCAAACTTGTGGAATTGTTTGTTAATGTTGTCATCCTTTGAGTTATGTGGGAAATGATTCAGCCTATTTACGTATATTGCACTTGGTGTCGTGGAGGTACTGTTGCTCCTTGATCTGCATACATCGGTGATCTGGCCTTTTCTCAGGATCTCTTTTTCATTTGAATGCAGGGAACCCAAATTATTAATGAATCTGAGGATCAGGACACGACGGATCTGCATAAGTGTATAGCATACATATGTCACTCGGCACCAAACCCAGATAAGTCTAATGTATGTTGTATGTTGTATATTGTTATCGTTTCAAcgttctttttgtttttctgctttgGAATTTAGTCTGATTTTGTAGGTGCTTTAGTAAAACTTTCCGTAACTAAAATGTTGTCCTTACTCCTTGCAACTTATTGTGATTTTTCAACTCTGTACATGAACTGAGTTTCTTCTTGATGTATTGGCAGCTATGCATTCTGGTTGCTGGGGCACTTGGTGGACGGTTTGACCACGAGATTGGAAACATCAACGTGTTATGTCGATTCTCAAACATTCGAATAATTCTCATATCTGATGATTGCCTCGTCCATCTTCTTCCAAGAACACACCGCCATGAGATTCATATTCAGTCTTCTGTTGAAGGCCCTCATTGTGGACTCGTACCCATTGGGATGCCATCTGGAAGTACTACAACCACGGGGCTTCAATGGGATCTCGGTGAGTATCTCTTAAGGGCGTAAGGCTAGTTAATTCTTACTTTCATTGTATTACGGTTCGCTTAGCATATAATTGTCTGGTCACCTCTTCCTGTTCTGACCTACTTAAACGTAACCAAAAAGGAAAAGGGCGTGCCTGGTATTGATTTCATTGTTCATGTTTCGGGTTATCTAACAGCCCGTGTATGGCAAGATTGTGGTCACATAACCTATCCAATTTGAGAGGGAACCGTATGTACAAGTCTCGTAGAGTTTGTTGGTGGGAACTGTATTGAGACTTGGGTTGAGGGCTTTCTTACAGTATGGTGTCATTGGGATGAGATATGGTGAAAACTTTTTATCTGTTCGTAGCTGTGCAATTATTGCCGGAGCCTAACTCGCTCTTACTTTTCTTTTCCAGCTGAAACAGAGATGAGGTTTGGTGGTCTGATAAGTACTTCAAATCTCGTCAAGGGAGAGAAAATAACAGTGCAATCCGATGCAGATCTTCTTTGGACTATAAGCATTCAAAAGATGTAGATCTTGCGTTTCCAGGGTTCCTTTCAATTAGCTGCGTACGTAAGTTTTCGTGttcaattttctttggtttttggcGATCCTTATTGGAGGAATGTTGCATCATGTTTTCACTCCCGTCTTGAATTCTTAACGTTGTTTAAACTCCGTCCAATCATATTGTATTTTTCTAATTATTCTAAATCAAAAGTACTATGCAGAACATGTTGGAGTCCTTCTGCAGATAATCTTTTGCAAATTTGTGTTCTTTCGGCAATTTCGGCTAGATTTTGTAGTCACATATCCTCTTCTTCTTGCCCGCAGTGGCACGAACATTGACAAAGAGCCTAAAAGAGTGCTGAGGCACCGGGGCCAAGAAAAATCATATCATCATGGGTTACAAAAATAACCAAGGAAAGGCGAATATAAACTTGAGGTATTGCTTGTACTAAAAAAAGTTGGAAAAATACTTGATCCTTAGGTTCTAAAAGACGATAGGCGCTAGTTGGACGGCGGACGGCGGGTTGGGGCCTAGCGCGTAGGTGGCTAGGCGAGGTATAGGCAGActaggtggatttaagtaaattcatTATATTTCGTATAAATAAATGTcgttttatacttaaaatatatataatttcatcataaactacaaaatagaataacatatatattatgaagtattagaacataatgaaaatagaacaagcatataatgtgtgctcatttaagtattcaacaagtctcttacaatttattgaaaaaaatgcaaaatgaaagttatctattttttgtctaagtgagtcgcaacttAGGCAAGTCTGGGTGGGTGCCTAGATGGTCTAAGCGGTCTAGGCGGACGCTCTTTGGcgtattttcttaatttttaaataccTAAGCATTAATTGAGACGGTGATCAACTGCCTAACCCTTTAGGCGGTGTTAaatggggatttttagaacagtatCCACGCATAAACTTTTGCTCTGACGGGCGCATTTTCAACACTCTACAAatgttattttttgttaaatttgaaGCGCCACATGTTTTGCCCACTCTATGAACTCAGTGACTCACTATGTCATTTGTCAACTTGTTccctaaaaatattatttttatcttgtttcttattattaaaaGACGAAAAATGATGAAATACTAAAAAGTATAACTGTAAAGTAGCAAAATTTCGTCTTCAAATTGCCAAGTAGGTTAAATACACTTGTATTTGAAGAATTACGTTTGTGGACTTTTTTAGAGATGATCATTGAGTTGCTACGTACCAAAAAGTGATTTATAccacttagtttttttttttttggaaacataCCACTTAGTTCTTTAGTTTAGTAGGATTgttcatttataagtgaaaagtcttagaaatcaaaacaaaatgtAGAGCATTGGtcgaaatttaattaaaaaaaactccAAAATACACCCAATACTAATTCCTTGTACTCGCCACCAAGCACCTTTAAGGTTCGAGAAAACATTGTTTGTCTTCTTAGAGCATCTTCAAATAAGACGTTAGAAAATATACGTCCAACTTTACTTGATGTTGATGTGGCATTTTAAAGCCTACAACTTGATTATTCAAGATATTGTCTTTTATGTCAAATTGTAGACTTTAAAATGCCACATCAACATTCCAATAAAATTTAACATATATTTTTTACGTCTCATTTGAAGATGTTCTAACAAGACGAACAAAGTCTGACAGATACAATCAATGCTAGgtaaattttagattttttttttaacaacaatAAAATTTAGAGTTAAAAAGATGACAAACTTAAAAGTGATGTTTAATTTCTTATGCGCttgagtttaaatttatttttttgcaattaaattaatttgaattcctCTTTTCATAATTTATACAAAATcatttaagaaaaaatgaaaactaatgaaaaaggtttgaaaattttgagttttaatgataatgacaaaataaaaagtaaaatgaatagtactaaaattgattttttagtgtaaaaatatgattttttgttaaagtaaacagtatctgtaaagttctttaaaaaaatcgaaaagataaaaaattgaaaatgaaagtaGAGGGGAAAAGCTGCAGACGAGTGAGACGTCAGCTTCGCCCGCGTAAACACCAGTCCCTCCCGCTCTCCAACGGTTGCGCTTCAGTTTTAGGCGGCAAAATCTGAAAGgtcaatttctagggtttttccACTTTTTCTACGATCGAGCATTTTCCCGGTGGATTTCAACTCAGAAACAGCATCATATCGATGATTTAGGGTTTCAATGGAAGCAGCAGCAGCTCCGTCCGATTCCCCCACAATAAAGCCGATAAACAAGGGCGTGGTGCACAGGATCTGCGCCGGCCAAGTGATTCTCGACCTCTCCGCCGCCGTGAAAGAATTGGTGGAAAACAGCCTCGACGCCGGCGCCACCAGCATCGAAATCGGCCTCAAAGACTACGGCAAAGAGTGGTTCCAGGTCGTCGACAATGGCTGCGGCATTTCGCCGAACAACTTCCGGGTCCTTGCCCTCAAGCATCACACCTCGAAGCTCGCCGGGTTCCCGGACCTCCAGTCCCTCACCACCTTCGGCTTCCGCGGCGAGGCCTTGAGCTCTCTCTGTGCTTTGGGGGATTTGACTGTGGAAACCAGGACCAAGAACGAGACCGTCGCCACGCACTTGACATTCGACCATTCGGGTTTGTTGGTCGCCGAGAAGAAGACCGCCCGGCAAGCGGGCACTACCGTCACGGTGAAGAACTTGTTTTCGAATTTACCAGTGCGGTGCAAGGAATTCAGCCGCAACATTCGGAAGGAGTATGGAAAGCTTGTTTCTTTATTGAATGTGTGTGAGTTTTATAACTTATTATAGCATAGTACATTGTTACTTTACAATGTTATATTGAGTGCCATGGATAGTGTAGATTCGTAACTTATATCGTTATACTTGTGGTATTTGGATTTATAGGCCTATGCTCTTATTGCTAAAGGCGTTCGGTTAGTCTGCACGAATGCTACTGGTAAAAATGCGAAATCTGTGGTACTTAAAACACAAGGGAGTGGTTCCCTTAAAGATAACATTGTCACACTGTTTGGATTGACCACGTTCAATTGCTTAGAACCAGTGAGTATATCTGTGTCTGAAAGTTGCAAGGTTGATGGTTTTCTGTCCAAGTCTGGACAGGGTAGTGGGCGAAATATGGGAGATAGACAGTACTTTTTTGTGAATGGTAGACCGGTGGATATGCCTAAAGTTACCAAGCTTGTGAATGAGTTGTATAGAAGAGCAAATTCCCAGCAGCACCCCATTGCAATAATGAATTTTACGGTTCCAACAAGAGCGTGTGATGTCAATGTAACTCCTGATAAAAGGAAAGTGTTCTTTTCTGATGAAAGTGCCATACTGGTTGCCCTTAGGGAGGGTTTACAGGAGATATATTCTTCAAGTAATGCTCATTACACTGTAAATAAAATTGAGGACCCTGCTAAGGAAGCAGATAGGTCAGAGTTGTGTTCTCCTCATCAAAGGTCTCATAAGTTTCTGAAACAATCGCCTACAGAGGATGTTGTTTCTGAAGAAGTAAGCATTGCCACTACAGGCGGTTTGCAGCAAACATATTCTCCAAGTGATGCTCCTTGTTCTATTAATAAAGTTGAGGAGGTGCCTACTAAGGAAGCAGGTAGCTCTGAGTCGTGTTTTCGTCGTCAACTGTCTCGTATGTTCCCGAAGCAATCATCTCCGGATGGCAGTGTTCCCGAAGAAATTCATGTTAAGGATCACCTTGCAGAAGGCAATGCTCGTCTGAAAGCTCTTGAAACTGAGTCTGAGTACACCGATGATGTAGAAGAGTTGAGCCTAGAAAATGCGATGAGCAAGGACTTTACTCTTAGAGTACACAGCAGTAAGAAGGTTGGTGGTAGTAGTAGCAAATTAACAACACATAACAACAGTATGACAACTGATCAAACTCGTTCTCTTTCAAGAGTGGTTGAGAATGCTGCCAATGGAGATTCATGTAGTCGTTCAATCTCTGTTCAATCATCACTCAATCAATTTGTGACCGTAAgtaaaagaaaacatgaaaatatcAGTACAGTGCTATCTGAAATGCCTGTCCTAAGGAACCAAGCTCTTCATTCTCAATCCAAGGAAAGCACTTCTGATTTGCATGCTACTGTTTCAAACTCTCCGGTTCGACATGACCAGGCCAATGCTTCTTCTGAGATTGATAACTCTGCTGAAGTTGATGAGAATGAGCCATCCAAGTATCTTAGAGCAGACAAGATTCTCAATAAAATTAGAGGTCCAATTTCTGTTGGGGGCAACACTAAAGATCTCAATCCTAGTGAGGTAAGTGGATTTCTAGTTTTTACCTAACTTCTTAActtgtttgttttgagtttgatGTGTGCAAGACTAACAAGTTTCTCTTTCGGTAATTAAAATCAGTGAGAGCTAAGGAAGTTATCACTGATGTTTTATGGCCCTAAGTTTTGACATCATTGCTGTATGCTTATTTTACACCATTTGCAATATTTTCTTTGGAGATGACAGAAAGCACTATAATTTGTTGAATCATGATATATCATTAACCTATCAAAAAGTTATGGCTATTGTAGAAAATACGTAAAAGAAATCAAGGTAGATAGAACGCATGGAGTGCTTCTGAGATACTCAAGGTGATGTGGAACCGAGTTGGGCAGGGGAAATTTGATAGTTTAGCAGAagtgaaaacaaagaaaacttaattaaaacaACAATAAAGGATAACTAGAAGCTCTCCAGGGGCCTCTCACCTGTTCTTGGCCTCACATCAAGAATTTTGGCATCTCACCAAAATAATCCCATCGCAGGATTAGAATTCCAATCTCTggaaaacaaagcttttctatCCATCAACTCTTTATTGTTTTAACTATTGGAATTACAAGAGATATTTATAATGCTTAaacctaaagaatgcaggaaaGTAAACCTATTCTAGGAAAGAAATCCTAATCCAAAATAGAATAGGAAACTAAATCTGACCCTAATCAAACTGGAAATAATCTTAATCCTGATAATAGTAGGACTGAAACTTTAATCCTAATACTTGACAATTCAATTACAGGATGTACAGCCTCAACATATAGCAGATCCTCCTCCTATTATGGCATCACCTGCTTCACCTAGCGGAGGTCTAAATTGTTTGTCTGAAGATCTTCCTGTTGCAGCTCCATCACCTTCTTGTATACTATTAGATACTCCAAAGACTTCTTCTAGTGTTATGATGTGTTCCACCTTGCAATTTAGCTTTCAAGACCTAAAAACAAGGAGGCTGCGGATGTTGTCTAGATCGAAATCAAGCTTACCTGGAGGAGCAAAAGCACAAAGGTCTTTTAGAATGGTTACTTTTGAAGCATGCAAAGTATTGGTAAATGCTGTTTTTGATGGGAAAGATTTGTATGCCCACTAACAGGTGCTTTGCTGCTGCGACGCTGGAGCTTTCTCAATCAGAAAACGAGGAGCGGAAAGCGAGGGCTTTAGCTGCAGCTACTACTGAGTTGGAAAGACTTTTTAGAAAGCAAGATTTTGGCAGAATGAAGGTAGTTGCTTGCTAAACCATATGTTATGCGCGTCCGTGCTATTACTAAAATCAGCTTTCCTTGACTGGATCTTTTGATCATTTCTTACTTTTCTTTCTGTTCTACGTTTTCCTCACATATTTACTCCACATATGCATTTGGATTATGTTTAGCTGGTATTGACATCTGGTTGCTTCCCAATTTTTAGGTAATTGGGCAATTCAATCTTGGCTTCATCATTGGGAAGTTAGATCAAGATCTGTTTATTGTGGATCAAGTATGTACCATCCATGGTTCAGAATTAGTTTAATGTTGAGTGGTGTAATGCTGTTAGTTCTTCCCGCTTCAAATTTTTGCACTACGTTCACATATTTACCTCAGTGAAAACTGGTACCTGATGTAGTCTTTTCTCTTTCCAGCATGCAGCTGATGAGAAGTACAATTTTGAGCGTCTATCACAATCTACTATCTTAAACCAACAGCCTCTTCTTCGGTGAGTTAGAGTTTTTGAATACCTTTATTGGGCATGTCCTAATCCCCAGTATGTATGGATTACTGTTTCAGAGGACTTTTTCCTTATGAAATCGAAGATAAAGTAGGTAGGCCTTATTTTCACCTTTGATTGTGTAGGCCATTGAGGTTAGAGTTATCTCCTCAGGAAGAAGTTGTTGCTTCAATGCACATAGACATAATCAGGTGCAAAATCTGTCTGACTACGTTCTTTCATACGCATATTACTCATTAATAATAAGATTATATTTTGATCCTTACGTCGGGTTTCTGGGTTCAATCATAGGAAAAATGGATTCTCTTTGGAAGAGGATCCACAGGCTCCGCCTGGGCAACATTTTAACTTGAAAGCTGTCCCCTTCAGTAAAAACATAACTTTCGGAGTTGAAGGTACGa
Encoded proteins:
- the LOC103449151 gene encoding DNA mismatch repair protein PMS1 isoform X1 encodes the protein MEAAAAPSDSPTIKPINKGVVHRICAGQVILDLSAAVKELVENSLDAGATSIEIGLKDYGKEWFQVVDNGCGISPNNFRVLALKHHTSKLAGFPDLQSLTTFGFRGEALSSLCALGDLTVETRTKNETVATHLTFDHSGLLVAEKKTARQAGTTVTVKNLFSNLPVRCKEFSRNIRKEYGKLVSLLNAYALIAKGVRLVCTNATGKNAKSVVLKTQGSGSLKDNIVTLFGLTTFNCLEPVSISVSESCKVDGFLSKSGQGSGRNMGDRQYFFVNGRPVDMPKVTKLVNELYRRANSQQHPIAIMNFTVPTRACDVNVTPDKRKVFFSDESAILVALREGLQEIYSSSNAHYTVNKIEDPAKEADRSELCSPHQRSHKFLKQSPTEDVVSEEVSIATTGGLQQTYSPSDAPCSINKVEEVPTKEAGSSESCFRRQLSRMFPKQSSPDGSVPEEIHVKDHLAEGNARLKALETESEYTDDVEELSLENAMSKDFTLRVHSSKKVGGSSSKLTTHNNSMTTDQTRSLSRVVENAANGDSCSRSISVQSSLNQFVTVSKRKHENISTVLSEMPVLRNQALHSQSKESTSDLHATVSNSPVRHDQANASSEIDNSAEVDENEPSKYLRADKILNKIRGPISVGGNTKDLNPSEDVQPQHIADPPPIMASPASPSGGLNCLSEDLPVAAPSPSCILLDTPKTSSSVMMCSTLQFSFQDLKTRRLRMLSRSKSSLPGGAKAQRCFAAATLELSQSENEERKARALAAATTELERLFRKQDFGRMKVIGQFNLGFIIGKLDQDLFIVDQHAADEKYNFERLSQSTILNQQPLLRPLRLELSPQEEVVASMHIDIIRKNGFSLEEDPQAPPGQHFNLKAVPFSKNITFGVEDVKDLISTLADSHGECSVMGSYKTDTVDSVCPSRVRAMLASRACRSSVMIGDALGRNEMQKILEHLAGLKSPWNCPHGRPTMRHLVDLKTIRRRSEEGDDEDS
- the LOC103449151 gene encoding DNA mismatch repair protein PMS1 isoform X2; this encodes MCAYALIAKGVRLVCTNATGKNAKSVVLKTQGSGSLKDNIVTLFGLTTFNCLEPVSISVSESCKVDGFLSKSGQGSGRNMGDRQYFFVNGRPVDMPKVTKLVNELYRRANSQQHPIAIMNFTVPTRACDVNVTPDKRKVFFSDESAILVALREGLQEIYSSSNAHYTVNKIEDPAKEADRSELCSPHQRSHKFLKQSPTEDVVSEEVSIATTGGLQQTYSPSDAPCSINKVEEVPTKEAGSSESCFRRQLSRMFPKQSSPDGSVPEEIHVKDHLAEGNARLKALETESEYTDDVEELSLENAMSKDFTLRVHSSKKVGGSSSKLTTHNNSMTTDQTRSLSRVVENAANGDSCSRSISVQSSLNQFVTVSKRKHENISTVLSEMPVLRNQALHSQSKESTSDLHATVSNSPVRHDQANASSEIDNSAEVDENEPSKYLRADKILNKIRGPISVGGNTKDLNPSEDVQPQHIADPPPIMASPASPSGGLNCLSEDLPVAAPSPSCILLDTPKTSSSVMMCSTLQFSFQDLKTRRLRMLSRSKSSLPGGAKAQRCFAAATLELSQSENEERKARALAAATTELERLFRKQDFGRMKVIGQFNLGFIIGKLDQDLFIVDQHAADEKYNFERLSQSTILNQQPLLRPLRLELSPQEEVVASMHIDIIRKNGFSLEEDPQAPPGQHFNLKAVPFSKNITFGVEDVKDLISTLADSHGECSVMGSYKTDTVDSVCPSRVRAMLASRACRSSVMIGDALGRNEMQKILEHLAGLKSPWNCPHGRPTMRHLVDLKTIRRRSEEGDDEDS
- the LOC103423119 gene encoding thiamine pyrophosphokinase 1-like isoform X1 — its product is MTSKSMDLMSHSSAFLLPTLPPNQTPSPTYALVVLNQSLPRFAPLLWNHAQLRLCADGGANRVYDDMPLLLPHDNAVDVRKRYKPDVIKGDMDSIRKDVLEFYASMGTQIINESEDQDTTDLHKCIAYICHSAPNPDKSNLCILVAGALGGRFDHEIGNINVLCRFSNIRIILISDDCLVHLLPRTHRHEIHIQSSVEGPHCGLVPIGMPSGSTTTTGLQWDLAETEMRFGGLISTSNLVKGEKITVQSDADLLWTISIQKM
- the LOC103423119 gene encoding thiamine pyrophosphokinase 1-like isoform X2 — encoded protein: MPLLLPHDNAVDVRKRYKPDVIKGDMDSIRKDVLEFYASMGTQIINESEDQDTTDLHKCIAYICHSAPNPDKSNLCILVAGALGGRFDHEIGNINVLCRFSNIRIILISDDCLVHLLPRTHRHEIHIQSSVEGPHCGLVPIGMPSGSTTTTGLQWDLAETEMRFGGLISTSNLVKGEKITVQSDADLLWTISIQKM